The genomic stretch tacaagtttttttctgtaaaatcaagggAAATGGAACTGTAGTGACAGTCGGCAAACCACGTACTCTCCGTGTGTactttcggcattctccggtatTTTACGGAAAGTTAAATGTTCTCCTTGAGCTACAATTACTTCCGAAGAATGCCGGATTGCCTAGGAATAATACGTAcacacacggaaattgccgagtgtcattacgagTTCATataatttttagataaaaatgagATGGGAATGAAGCATGAATCGCATTGTTtaatgatgaaaaatacattttagagTTGATGGAAATGTACGACGAAACCAAACGTGAACCGTGTAAAACTGTCGGCGATACAAGAGAAGATACCTCCGTTGGCGATATAAAAGAAGATATCTCTGTTGGCGATACAAGAGAAGATATCGATGTTGACGAAACAAGGCATTTCGATATTAGCGATAcgagagaaaataaaacaatgaaccAGTTGATAACTAGAGTAAATAACATGGAAGAAACGATACAAAAACTACTCAGCGAAATTCGTGAGTAATTCagtttcaacaaacattttatttgtcgttttctttgtttctttttaaatgccGAATGGTAAAGTTAATACtctaaacaaaaaatgttttcggCCAGTTTCAGCTCGCAAGTGTTTACTTCAAAGGATGCATTTTTCAACAACGTCATCAggttttctgtatttttgatGTCGATTGCAAACTGACCATTTGCGGGCTCATTCACACAAAACCgttgtattaaacatttataaatcGACGCAATAAGAAATCATTTGCCGAAGATTACGCCATGTTGGATGTTTACTGTTATGCTAAGAGTGTAAGCCATGATCTATGGGCGTATCATAcgaaaataaaactaaaccatAAAATGATACCTAACTAATCTAGAAATATTACGCGTGTAATTACCAAGAGGCGGCGTGAAAATTACATGATCGTAATAATAACTCGGGCACTGATAGACTTAGACATATATACCAATATAATGCACCAGAGTGATAAAGGATCCGGAAGATTGCAGGGTTGGAAAATTAACGTTGTCCACATATTCTGCAGAATAGATTTCTATGGGGATGTATGTATGTCATTGTTTGGTCACAAATTAAGGACTCACCATTACCTAATGAGCTGATTTTTTTATCACCCGCAAAAACTTCATGATAATCATTCTAAgacttataatacaggtaatatacagctatactacaagttttcaggtggacattTTAGgtccttcctgaataaatgtgttttgacaacttcatctgtaAACTAATATAATTCAgtcagtttcaaaaatatatagataaataagtatcttacactgtagaaacaaaatgatattgaaatttaactaaatacactgatttctgtacatactgcaacagtaattcaataaaatattaagacattacacacattgtcttggcctaatatatgtcactgtcaatttcaaactaaatacttcatgtaaaattacaatcatgaaaatacaaaagttaAGTATTCAGATAAACATTGACAAGATCTGAAATATAATCGCACTTGCCTTCTTTTCCGTGACAGACGCATAAGATGTTCATGATTTTAAAGACACTTACGCCAAAAGAAGGGCTCCAAAATAAGGCAAGACTGAAAAATAAGCCGTTCTAAAAATAAGCCGGCAAATACTTATGATAAACTAAAATCAACATTTAGGATATATTTATCGGTaactgttatttttgttttcagaatcaATGAAGAAAGTGCACAAGAGGGTTATATTCCACGCAGTTCTTGATACGATAGAATATCCTTCTGTGAATTTCCATAATAGAATTATATTTGGAACAGTCATGCTTAACATAGGAAATGGTTACCAAGCCAGCAATGGCAAGTTCGATGCTCCAGTAGCCGGTATGTATATCTTCTCGGTGTCTATTCTAAGCGAGAACGTACCCTTAACCTCATCTTTTAAGGCAGAAATTCGGAAGAATGGGATTGTACTTGCCAAGCTTTACGGACATGGAGTTAACACACACCCTGACCAAGCTTCGGCAACCGTGGTCACCCACTTAAATATTTCGGATCACGTCTGGATCAGATTAATATGTTGCGACTTTGATTTGCTATACGGCAACCGCTATAGTACTTTCAGTGGGGCTTTACTCAATTAAACCAATATCTTATATATGCACAATATCAATGGTTTGGGAATACTGCAAGGGGATATGATTTTTCGGTactattttcattgtttataaatgatatagtaatgtttttaaaaaacgaCAATAGCTCTTGATTTACAATAGATCaactaataatatatttattgctttCTGCTGATAATGCCGGAATTCTCCCAAAGACGGCACCAAGGCTACACAATTCATTAAACAGTTGTGATAATTAAttgataaaagaaagaaagtTCTAGCTTTTCTGAAAAGATGGAATGATTATTGAAAATGacacatatacattttttatgatgATGGTGAAGAATTGGAATCTGTTTAATGTTAAATTACTTGCTTGTAAATGGTTCTTCAGTGGTAGATCTTTTTTGACCGCCACTAAAACGCTAGCAGAACACTAAAAGCTGCGTGGTCGTTATTCTCCATTCTCGAAGTATCTGTAAACATTATGTTGAattaatttgatttatatatagCATCTGTATTAAATTACTCTTTGGGATGTATGGGGTTTTGATAGAACGAATACTTAGAAcatttatgaaaaggctataaaATGATAACATGCCTCCGTGAAGTTCTACGTTATATGGGGAATTGATAGGTacccactatatacatgtatagtgtgATAGGTTagaattgtcaaatatttttaaagttatacgCTGAAAAGAataataactgtattttattAAGCACTATAAATGATGTCTCAAGATATGATGCTGAAAATAATAATACTATTAATTTGGCTTTACAAGTTAGGGATTTATTATAAAACACTAGCTGTCATGAAGTATagatatttatcacatgtttgacgtcgcgggagtgtaataaagccattaaataaaaacgataatacactagtgtaataaagtttTGCCGTCTacgtcgtttatagtattggaaacgttggtcaaattgacttatttatatagtaaaagaaagtagacttttcgatgtttcgacaggaaagactaacatgtgataaaaagaatattacatttgtgactttccatattgaattttattaaactcgttgaataaatttaataaaatgctcgacagagcctcgcattttatcattttattcaactcgtttaataaattcaatatgaaaagacactcatgtaatatcttctatttccaagaatttttttatgtataataattatataaaggaTAAACAGCATTTCAGAATTCAGAATATACTCGCAAAATGAAAGGTTATAGTTTAAGAAAAAGCGTAATTACATCTGTCTTCGCACCAGCGTTCTATTGAAGATGGTAGACATAGAAATATAGATAGAAACGACAGAAAATGTTTTGTCAATGTAAAGACTCTGAACATGAATGCCTTATTTAGAGCACAATATATTCTTAGATATTACCATAGACCACTAAGAATGTTAAACTTCACTCAGTTGTTAAATCCTACAAAAGTGAAAGTGCTAAATAATTAAGATCAAATGAACAGCGATATTTGCAGTAGatgataatattttaatattatgctTTCCTTTATTTGTTCACATAACTGTGTGCATGTATGGTTTTGTTTGTATGTAACGATGAGCATGTAATGCTGTAAatgtagatataaaataaatttaataattgcAATAACTGGTTCTCAGCTTGTCAGTGAGTGTATTCGCTTGCGCAAAAGGGGAGAAAACCCTCTATGGTATTCGGAAGCTTCGGTCTTTTCtgctgtttttaacaaaaaaatcttacCGTAATACCAACTTTCCGAGACGGAGCGGAATAGTTACAAGAACTTGAACAAATTACCATGTACATAATATTCCCTTCTGAAAGTTTACTGTCTATacttaaaaatataactgcaaatgTGAGGTTGCAGTTTCGATGTCACAGTATGTTCCCTTAAAATCGTATGTTAATTCAAGGCAATATTCTGAAAATAATTATGTCTTTGAAAAACACATccatatgaaaattaaaaaggCATTGCTGAAAGTTCACAAGACAATGTCATAATTAAATTGAACCTGTGCTTATATATATTTAGACAAATCGAGCGTTCAGCGCGAAACATCTGTATCTAATTCTTTATTGATATACAGTTACAGTTGTGTCGCCCTGATCTCTCAAAATATGTTTTGGACAGAGGAATCTATAGATGAATTATTGACCTATACGAGTGCCTGACGGATGAACAAATGGGGCGCATTTTGATATATTAATGCTCTTTTTTCTTTCCGTTTTTCAAGTGTATTTGTTTTGCTAAATTGTTAAATTGTAAAAGTAAACTTTGTGAAtagtgtattgttgttgttgttgttgttatcataGCATAATTCCAGGCCCATGTTGAAGAAACCCAGTGACTCTGCAACTATGTATGTAAGGAATAGATGAATCCCAGGCAGTGTTAGACTTTAACAACTCTGTTTGCAGGGGTGTATATCCACAACTGCATATAGTAGGTCAGAACAGATGGTATCAAGCCTGTGATGCAGTCAACAACTTTACGAATTGCTTTCCTACCTAGCATTAGCTTTCCTACCTAGTATTCACCGTATTGCAAAAACGACAACATgtacaaaacacagaagctcgcATTATAACTAGAACATCCGATCATAGTAAGATTACCCCTGTATAGATGGAGCCCTATTTGGCTTGCAGCGAAATAgtacaatataaaatacatattaaaaatagTACAATATGAAATACATACTCATGCATAAAAGTTTCTACTCAATCTTCCTCAGTCTCAGTCCTCAGAAGCAGCCCAGGATCACAAGATCAAAAGACACTGTCTTACTAGAAGTACCGGAGTCTTAATTAAACCTTGATGTGTGACAATAGAAGCAATCTCACTGACCAAAACGCATTGAAAACGGAATATTGTATAAGTATAGCCACCGGTTTTAAACGTTTTGTTGGTATTTTTATTGCAGTTGGTCACAGTAAGGTTTCTTATATCTATTCTTTGCATATTACACACATTTTACATCAAAAGTAGACCAAGTAATGTTTGGAATGTTGTTTGGGTGGCTGCATTCTTGGAATGTTTGAATTTCGtccacacatacacgcgcacacacaaagccaacacattaagACAAagcgaacaaacaaaggaacatagtggggcaccgccttggaacggtcagtggcaaaagcaccactggggagcttaaaccggtttatggtgcgcacccaatctCACTCTTACCCAAATGTCGTCCACTGCTGTGGATAAAGCCCGGAACTTGTCTATCTGTAAACGGGAAAGTAAGTCAGGCATTGGCCTTACCCGGGATGTGACCGGCTCTCACAAgaatattgttttacatgcatgCTAAAACCAGGCGTCTTACTAGAACCATAGTACATTTATATTTATCCTTACTAGATTGCTTGTTGATAGTGTATACCACAGCTCCATTGTCTGAATGAAGAATAATGCATTTATTCATCAGTTGCGGACCCCAGATATCTAAGGAAAGAACAATTGGAAACAATTCATTCCTTAAATGTAATCTGGTGATGTACCAGATGAGAAGAGCAGCTTCCGAAAAACCAGTGTGAGCCATAAATAGCCCCATAACCTAAAGACCCTGCTGCATCTGTAAACAGGTGTAACGTTTTATCTGTCACCCACTTGAAATCCAACAAAAGTTTTTTACCATTGAAATGTGAAATGAAGAGTTGACAGGCCCGAATGTCCCGCCTACTCTCTGCTGTCAGTGAGATGtacgagttttttttttaacatttttaacatttttagtaaGATCGCATAAAAGACAACCCTGGAAAGACAACATTACAACAAATATTAAGTAAACCAAGTAGGGATTGCAGTTCCACTAGTTTGACCTTCCTACGCTTTATATACTGTTGCAGGAGTGTGCGTAGTTTGTACAATTTATCATTAGGTAATCTGGCTTCCATCTTAACCGAATATAGCTCTAAACCTATGAAAGTCATGACCTGGGCATGATACTCCGTTTTCTCGGCTTTAACTGGAATACCCACCTCATCACAAAATTGTAAGAAAGTTGAAAGTGCCTTTTGACAATCGCCATATGTCTTAACTAAGAGCAAAATATCATCCAAAATATGAACCATGTGTGGAATCTGCAGTTCAGCCTGTGCAACCCATTGAATTGCTGaactaaaaatttcaaaaatggcacATGACGATGAGCTACCCATAACCAGACATACCTTGTAATAAAATGCATCCCCACAAACTATTCATGGTCCTATGGTCGGATAGGAATGATTCTGAAAGCATTTGCAATATCGGTTATGGCCATGTAACAACCTTGGCCCAGCTGTCGGACCAGTAATGCTGCATAATCGAATGGCATATACTTGACCGTAGCTAATTCTGGCCGAATGAAGTCGTTGAAGGAGTTACCTTTTGGGTGACTTAGGTTTTGAATAAATCGATATTGACCAGGAGTTTTCTTTTTAACCAAACCTATTGGACTTAACTGAAAATTGGGAAAAGGTTTTACGTTGAAAGGACCTTGAATGCGCGACAATGCTAACTCCGATTCAATATGTTCTTGTATAACTGAAGGGAATTCGTAgcaagattttaattttttgcatTCATAAGGACGTCTAGGACCCAATGTAACCAATATCAATTCCATgtgaaaaaactttaaccaaataccCATAGTGTTGGTGACCAAGCAAGTGAAACTGTAATTTCTCGATTTTAACTGGTGTAACCACTTCATTTTTTGTTTGGCCTAAAAGAGGAAGGGACAGACTTTGAATTGACAGTTGGTCCTGCTGCTGCGGCCTGCTCTTTACTACTGAAAGAACATGCGTCGGCATGGTGTTAACCCCTCCAGTACCCACAGATGTGAGGATGACGACATCCTGTGCAATTGCAGTTGCCCCATCTACTAATGAACAcccagcatgttttttttttggggaaaatccGTTGCCGAAATTTATTTCTGTGTTGTGTGTTGCGGGGTCCCCCTCCGACCCCTCTCCCCACCCCCTGTTGGTAATTCCGAAAGGAACGAAAAGGTTGCGAACCTTGGCAAGAGGCCATTAACCAGAATTCTGTGTGTAACCTATCCCAAGGAAACCCATCCTGTTCCCTCAACAATCGGAACTGCATGTCATACTGCTGCCATGCCAAGCCCGAATGCCTGCGTGCGAGATCCCTAACAATCTCTGCGTATTTCCTCAAAGCAAGAGTTTCATCGGGATACCTAACCGAATATATTTCGCAAAACCGCAAAAAGCTGTGGTCCACATTTCGATCGAAGCGATTTTTCTTGATCTTTACTGTGGAACAaaagtaaaatgattaaaatgatcAACATGAAGGGTAAATTTGTTGTTTTGACTGTAGTATGAATCTTGTAATTGTAATAAAACTGCCAGATCTATGTACTTGTTTGCCCAAATACTTTTCTGAATTTTACGCGGTATCTGAGACTGAATAGTTGTCGAAATCGGTTCAACTAATAGAGGCTTACTACCTCCAGAAACAATGTCCCAGAATAGTGGTTAATCGCTTCCCCTACAGACTGCCCAACTTCTCCTCTGACCGTCAGAATGATTCTGAATCCTCATTTCCCTCATCACTGTATGAAGGTTCATATGGATCAAAGTCATTTTATTGAGCCTCCACTAGGTTTATCTGTTGAAGCCTTACATCCTGATGCATACCTAAATgtatgacgtaccatttgggtcaaaagtctgaaatcgctcgagcggtaccataatacacggtaagcgtgtaaatttacacgctcaccgtgtaaatttacacgctcaacgtgtattttcgttgacccgattctaaatttagaattcgagcgaatagaccaatcaaaatttagtttagaactgcaaaaatgactgcattcaccACGGACTAGTAGTATGATCGTCTTCTGTatccatatgaaaaaaaaatgcagacagcagtagtttcttaaacgagtgtatattattaaatgggtAAGAATTCATAACTTCaaccaaatggagaataatttcattgaagaaatggataatatttatttccgggtAGCCAACGACGGCTGCGCGAATTTCCCAGTAATGTTGTAACTAACAAACTaatactgaaatggataataatttttAACTACACCGAAATggagaattatttcattggcgaaatggataatatttatttctggggaGCCAACGACTGGCCACTTGAAGTCccggtaatgtatatgatgcgtacctgttaaaacaaacttataaatgaaattgataataatttataactacaacgtGTACCTGTGGAACAACTGAATCATGTTGCGTTTCCTTACGTCCCTTATATTTAGCTGGTGCATTTTTGTGTCCACTGTGCGTGTTAACTTATGTGCAGTTACACTGTTAGTAACACTGGAGTTAGTAGTGGTTGCTTCCAACCCTGTTTGCTGTCTCGATTGTTTGACTTTTGGTGACAGCATGGACACGATGATGTAGCTAGTGGCCACTGCTTGCCGTATAGCCCTCATCTGAAACAATGAATTTCTTTATTTATGTatgaaaatctgaatttaaaaatGACCATGCCCCTATCAGTTATAAAATATTCATCTCCTGTGGTTTAAAGTATCTGTACTTGAACCAATAAACATTTTTTGCACCAGTGGATTCATGTAATAAGACTGTAATAAGTTCGAAACCTGCAGGGTGCCGTAAATATCATCTGAAAAGTAGACCCCTTTCGGAAGCAGggaaaaacaatgcaaacagtgaaaattgcagattcggtctgactgagtctgttcatgagtctgttcatgagcagtaatggaaaatgcaacactgcccacgccccctaacaccggcttattaataagcagtttttaatcttcaaatctaaatgtattgaaatcaatgatcccgaaggatcagaaaatataacaactcgtAAGCCTATTTATTAAGGTAACATAATATCGATCTGTTCTGTTGAATAGAAACTGTTCCCGTAGACAGCCGAAAGTGGAACGTTTCTCTCCGACATATTCAGTATGAGCTCAACTGCAAACCCTTATATCTATATACCCGGGTAGGGAGCatcaaacagaaataaatgtCGATAGCTttgggaaaacttttaaaaaatctaaaacagtAAATTACGAAATTTCGTGAACAACTGCACAACCTAGTAAGAAAAGCCAACGGTCATTacttataaaaacaaagaaaaatatcaaacagggaatgccacgcaccaaaagcgcagcctcctcaaaacgaaccccccagcacgcaaacgcgtgcaccacacacacacacacacacacacgtacatgTAAACGCAAAACCCAAacggggatgtaagctataaacctaccaatggaacttctttattactgtagctacagttatcatatttctatcaaaatCTTATTCTTATGACTTAAAATTATCTGAGgcttagattaaagctatcttcaattgttaagcaatgagggtttttcacattcagagcggggaattttgtgttttaaaccaactgaggtgaatgtgtaacaacCCGGGGGTTTTGTTAtgacgaaatgtggaattgtgtgtttcccaaaaaaacggggagttagtgtaaagactaaatagGTACAAGTGTTTTAAAATAACCGGGTACGTGTGGTAAAGTTgaaaacgaggaactagctattaaaatggtgaatggGAAGCTCCTGTTATATATCATTAAAAGAAAAAGACACCGAGgacttaattttgatttttgggtTTAACCCATTTAAACACTTTTTCAGCATGTCAGATGGCGTTTCCCCAACACTTTCCCTAAAAATCAAGTACTATATCAACTGCCTCTTTTTTACATAAAGAACCGGTCGGTTAAAGGTTTAAAACCCCAGCCCCTTAATAGTGATATTCGAGTGTTTAAGTCAGGATTCTAACCAAACCTGAAAACAGGGCGGCAGACAATAAAAAGTTCAAATTCGTATGTGGGTACATGTACCGCAATCATTCGCATTAAAgcaaaaattgtctatgtcaaatgttaaaaacGATATTATAAATTCTTTCCTGGTTGTAGGGCAATAAAATACCCGGGCCCTCGAGGGTTATGAGAggggatatttccatctgcacctaaaACCAGgggtaaaaactttttttgataccgggtttttcaaaaaataaaatgaaaaaaaaatcaataaaaagcttttttttcagatatttttaggGCAGAATTTAAACAAAGCGGGGGGAAACCAACGTCTGTAAACGGGGAAAAAGTAtgcttttcaaaacaaaacaatgtttagttcccggttttttttttaccagttcagagtaatttttaacatttttgaaaaaatcgtgatttgaatgggaaaatatacttcagaaaaaaaaaaggggaaactgtcaggttttgaattttttttccttttttttaaataaaaattttaaaattactaaaaaaaattttttacatataGTAGTTTTATACCATTTACAGCACGAGATCATTTACCCCACCCCGGGGgtaagattataagattctttcacggGTTTATAGGTGCGAGGGGAATTTTCCCGCCTCGGGGAACTGTTTAGGCGGAAACGGGGGTTCCTCCCAGTTACCCCCTAAACAGTTCCCCGGACCCGGGATTTCCCATCTGCACCTTTTTatagtgacagaatcttttttttGCTACcgattaaaaattttaaaaatttaaactaaatcatTTCGAacggctttttttttttagaatatttttaagcACGTATTTAAAAAAGCGGGGGAAACAACGCCCGAAAACAGAAAGAGTCTGacgttttaaagacaaaaaacatgtttttttcccgGGTTTGTTTTTTTCATTCCCAGCGAAACGttagaatttttgaaaaaaaaagtttttttgaacgagaaaaatatatcaaacaaagaGGAACTGAAGGATTggattttttattcttttttttcgaaaaaaaatataaataatactaaatttctacataaaagttttttttttcgtaataccATTAAAAGCACGAGGTCATTTTTACCCCCCGGGGGTTGTAgaggatttttccagcaccggtaaaaatgcCGGAAATCCCCGTCGGGTTTGCAAAAAGGGACTTTCCCCActccggtaaagataccggaaaccCCCGTTGGTTTGCAGAAtaagtaatttatgttttagttccttctttatgattttaaaaattagtTGGGGAAACAAAATTGGGGGGATACAGGATTTGGTGAAAGGGGTGCAAAATTTTGTAGTAGAACAACTAGGAGGGCGTGGCATTttcccctctccccccccccctcccccccccccccacccccccaaccccaccggaacattttgaaaaatagaccCATCGGTGATTCTTGGCGTTTGAGGTGCTTTTTTTGGCTATTTTGAAAAAGgacattttttatgataaaaaaaaccaaaTAACTGCACGTAATCCATTTTTTTAATGATCGTAGCTTTTCTTGCTTAAGTATCTCGGAAGGGAAAAttctaagcccgatttctgaggatttttttGAGGGGGGTTACAAGTTTATTAAcgaaaaataaaaagcttttagGAGCTCATCAACTTATGGACTTTTATTGTGCAGCGtagcgagaaaaaaaaaaagcatcgttttacccaaaaaaaaacaaatgcctATGGAGCAtacgagcgagaaaaaatgcatattatttttttatagcaaataaaatttcCTATGCAAGCGTAGCGGgcgaaaaaaaaatccccaatcCCGGTTTGACCATGATTTGATAGAGAGATATGAAATTATTCACGTTTCTCCATCGTTTGCTAGCTATtgttgtctccagttcccgggtAGTTATTTTTCCCCGTTTTCttcttgcaattcacgattttctcatgttttcacattatttacGTGATTGTTAACTTATCATTCTTCACtggaggttgaatatttgacagtataacaaatattttgattatttgtttgttCTTATAAGAAAAATTGACAAACCCTTATCAGGTGAATATTCAGTTTTGAACAGCATCTGTATATTTTGTAAAGGACATTCAATCTGATACACAGCGAAAAGGTGTGGCAATTTCGGTTAGGTAAAGATTGAttactttttgtatttttggtagtgttttgtcaaaatgaatattttgagtttgaaatttagaCGAATGTAACGAAGATGTCTTAGAATTTATCAGCAATTTTTCCAATAAAAGGtacattttataatgtttaaaggTTTGATTTGGCTAGAATATATTGCATGAAAATTATTGCCATGGTAAGGTTTATCGACGCTAAGGGATATATTCCAATGCGGAAttacaaaatatcttgttttaatttcggcttgttatattttctggtctattcaatagatgtgtaatcgAGTTTCGCTGAAACCGGTGTCGCGtgaatatcacacgcgtggtaatattaccacgcgtgtgataattacgcggcggtgtgagaatcgcacggttccgggtatagccgtgataatcgcacgggcggtcttagctttagatatatataccagtatgatacataaaattattcaggaatgatttctgcatcaatgggtataaaataattgggtGTTCAGGCACGTATCAATTCGGggttgtgcatcaaagccacatactttaaaaaaaatgggatttttttttcataaatataattaagtctttctttttagaatagtttcaatatttt from Mercenaria mercenaria strain notata chromosome 16, MADL_Memer_1, whole genome shotgun sequence encodes the following:
- the LOC128549834 gene encoding caprin-2-like yields the protein MWSMICLFILAFPAFIPARLINSHDDLTQELMEMYDETKREPCKTVGDTREDTSVGDIKEDISVGDTREDIDVDETRHFDISDTRENKTMNQLITRVNNMEETIQKLLSEIQSMKKVHKRVIFHAVLDTIEYPSVNFHNRIIFGTVMLNIGNGYQASNGKFDAPVAGMYIFSVSILSENVPLTSSFKAEIRKNGIVLAKLYGHGVNTHPDQASATVVTHLNISDHVWIRLICCDFDLLYGNRYSTFSGALLN